Proteins co-encoded in one Enterobacter sp. R4-368 genomic window:
- a CDS encoding Gfo/Idh/MocA family oxidoreductase, with the protein MTTLRIGVVGLGGIAQKAWLPVLGAATDWTLAAAWSPTREKALRVCETWRIPYADSLASLAAQCDAVFVHTSTASHYAVVSELLNLGVHVCVDKPLAENLQDAERLIELAARKKLTLMVGFNRRYSPLYRELKQQMPQAASLRMDKHRTDSVGPHDLRFTLLDDYLHVVDTALWLAGGAAQLKSGTLLTNDDGAMIYAEHHFSVEHLQITTSMHRRAGSQREWVQAVTDGGLFDITDMREWREERGQGVVARPVAGWQSVLEQRGFAGCARHFIECVQNQTVPETAGEQAILAQRVVDKLWREAMSE; encoded by the coding sequence GTGACAACTTTACGTATCGGTGTGGTAGGGCTTGGCGGCATAGCGCAAAAGGCCTGGTTGCCGGTGTTAGGCGCAGCAACAGACTGGACGCTGGCGGCGGCCTGGTCGCCAACGCGGGAAAAGGCGCTGCGCGTGTGCGAAACCTGGCGCATTCCGTATGCCGACTCGCTGGCTTCCCTGGCGGCACAATGCGATGCGGTTTTTGTCCACACTTCCACGGCTTCACACTATGCGGTCGTCAGTGAGTTGCTCAATCTCGGTGTACACGTTTGTGTGGATAAACCGCTGGCGGAAAACTTACAGGATGCGGAGCGGCTTATTGAGCTGGCCGCACGTAAAAAACTGACGCTGATGGTCGGGTTTAACCGCCGTTACTCCCCGCTTTACCGCGAGCTAAAACAGCAGATGCCGCAGGCCGCTTCGTTGCGTATGGATAAACACCGTACCGATAGCGTCGGGCCGCATGATTTACGCTTCACCCTGCTGGATGACTACCTGCACGTTGTGGATACCGCGCTATGGCTGGCGGGCGGTGCCGCGCAATTAAAAAGCGGTACGCTGCTGACCAATGACGACGGCGCTATGATTTATGCCGAGCACCATTTCAGTGTTGAACACCTGCAAATTACCACCAGCATGCATCGCCGGGCGGGCAGCCAGCGGGAATGGGTTCAGGCGGTGACGGACGGTGGCTTATTCGACATAACCGACATGCGCGAGTGGCGCGAAGAACGCGGGCAGGGCGTTGTCGCCCGTCCGGTGGCGGGCTGGCAGAGTGTGCTGGAGCAGCGCGGTTTCGCCGGATGCGCCCGCCATTTCATTGAATGCGTGCAAAATCAGACAGTTCCGGAAACCGCAGGTGAGCAAGCGATCCTCGCCCAGCGCGTGGTAGACAAGCTCTGGCGCGAGGCGATGAGTGAATAA
- the murJ gene encoding murein biosynthesis integral membrane protein MurJ has product MNLLKSLAAVSSMTMFSRVLGFARDAIVARVFGAGMATDAFFVAFKLPNLLRRIFAEGAFSQAFVPILAEYKSKQGEDATRVFVSYVCGLLTLALAIVTVAGMLAAPWVILVTAPGFADTADKFNLTSQLLRITFPYILLISLASLAGAILNTWNRFSVPAFAPTFLNISMIGFALFAAPYFHPPVLALAWAVTVGGVLQLVYQLPHLKKIGMLVLPRISFHDAGAMRVIKQMGPAILGVSVSQISLIINTIFASFLVSGSVSWMYYADRLMEFPSGVLGVALGTILLPSLSKSFASGNHDEYCRLMDWGLRLCFLLALPSAVALGILAKPLTVSLFQYGKFTAFDASMTQRALIAYSVGLMGLIVVKVLAPGFYSRQNIKTPVKIAIVTLVMTQLMNLAFIGPLKHAGLSLSIGLAACLNAGLLYWQLRKQQIFTPQPGWASFLLRLVVAVLVMAAALMGMLYVMPEWSTGTMPYRLLRLMAVVLVGVMAYFATLALLGFKVKEFARRTTV; this is encoded by the coding sequence ATGAACCTATTAAAATCGCTGGCGGCTGTCAGCTCCATGACGATGTTTTCCCGCGTGCTGGGTTTTGCGCGCGACGCCATTGTGGCAAGGGTGTTTGGTGCGGGAATGGCGACCGACGCCTTTTTCGTGGCGTTCAAACTGCCAAATTTATTGCGCCGCATTTTTGCAGAGGGGGCGTTTTCTCAGGCCTTTGTGCCGATCCTCGCCGAGTACAAAAGCAAACAGGGTGAAGATGCGACGCGGGTGTTTGTCTCCTATGTCTGCGGGTTGCTGACGCTGGCGCTGGCCATCGTCACCGTGGCCGGGATGCTGGCGGCACCGTGGGTGATCCTCGTCACCGCACCGGGTTTTGCCGATACGGCGGATAAATTCAACTTAACCTCGCAACTGCTGCGCATTACCTTCCCTTACATTCTGCTGATCTCGCTGGCGTCGCTGGCCGGGGCGATCCTCAATACCTGGAATCGCTTTTCGGTGCCGGCGTTTGCGCCGACATTCTTAAACATCAGCATGATTGGCTTTGCGCTGTTTGCTGCTCCCTATTTCCACCCGCCGGTACTGGCGCTGGCCTGGGCTGTTACGGTCGGCGGTGTGCTGCAACTGGTGTATCAGCTGCCGCACCTGAAGAAGATCGGCATGCTGGTGCTGCCGCGCATCAGCTTCCACGATGCCGGGGCGATGCGGGTTATCAAACAGATGGGGCCGGCCATTCTGGGGGTTTCGGTCAGCCAGATCTCGCTTATCATCAACACCATTTTCGCCTCGTTTCTGGTTTCCGGTTCCGTGTCGTGGATGTATTACGCTGACCGCCTGATGGAGTTTCCCTCCGGCGTGCTTGGCGTGGCGCTTGGCACTATCCTGTTACCGTCGTTGTCGAAAAGTTTCGCCAGCGGGAACCACGACGAATATTGCCGCCTGATGGATTGGGGGCTGCGGCTCTGCTTTCTGCTGGCGTTGCCCAGCGCCGTAGCGCTCGGCATCCTGGCGAAACCGTTGACCGTTTCGCTGTTCCAGTACGGTAAATTCACCGCGTTTGATGCATCAATGACCCAGCGCGCGCTGATCGCCTACTCGGTGGGGCTGATGGGGCTTATCGTGGTTAAAGTGCTGGCGCCGGGCTTCTACTCGCGACAGAACATTAAAACGCCGGTGAAGATTGCCATTGTCACGCTGGTGATGACGCAATTAATGAACCTTGCGTTTATCGGGCCGCTGAAACACGCCGGGTTGTCGCTGTCGATTGGCCTGGCGGCCTGTCTGAATGCCGGGCTGCTTTACTGGCAACTGCGTAAGCAGCAGATCTTTACGCCGCAGCCGGGCTGGGCAAGTTTCCTGCTGCGTCTGGTGGTTGCGGTGCTGGTGATGGCAGCGGCATTAATGGGCATGCTGTATGTCATGCCGGAGTGGTCAACTGGCACTATGCCTTATCGCCTGCTGCGGCTGATGGCTGTCGTGCTGGTCGGGGTGATGGCCTATTTCGCCACGCTTGCGCTGCTGGGCTTTAAAGTGAAAGAGTTCGCGCGGCGGACTACGGTGTAA
- the flgN gene encoding flagella biosynthesis chaperone FlgN, which produces MNRLSDILDQMTVILSALKDVMDAEQKQLSVGNIQSSALQRITEEKSSLLATLDYLEQQRRSAQKAQHSANDDIADRWQTITQKTQHLRDLNQHNGWLLEGQIARNQQALELLKPHQEPSLYGANGYTASASRGGKKISI; this is translated from the coding sequence ATGAATCGACTGTCAGACATTCTTGATCAAATGACAGTTATCCTGAGCGCTCTTAAAGACGTGATGGATGCTGAGCAAAAACAGCTTTCCGTAGGTAACATTCAAAGCAGCGCACTGCAGCGTATCACGGAAGAAAAAAGCTCATTGCTCGCGACACTGGATTACCTGGAGCAACAGCGTCGTTCGGCACAAAAAGCGCAGCATAGCGCGAACGACGACATCGCCGATCGCTGGCAAACCATTACGCAGAAAACGCAGCATTTGCGCGACCTTAACCAGCACAATGGATGGCTGCTGGAAGGACAAATTGCGCGTAACCAGCAAGCGCTGGAACTGCTAAAGCCGCATCAGGAACCGAGCCTGTACGGCGCGAATGGCTATACCGCTTCCGCCAGCCGTGGCGGAAAGAAAATCTCGATTTAA
- the flgM gene encoding flagellar biosynthesis anti-sigma factor FlgM translates to MSIDRTSSLKPVSSVQQRETNETQTQKTRLEKAATANSTSVTLSGAQTKLMQAGANDINMERVEQLKTAIRNGELKMDTGKIADALIDEAKSYLQSK, encoded by the coding sequence ATGAGCATTGATCGCACATCGTCTTTAAAACCGGTTAGTTCCGTTCAACAGCGCGAAACTAACGAGACCCAAACGCAGAAAACGCGTCTGGAAAAAGCGGCTACGGCAAACAGCACCAGCGTGACCCTCAGCGGCGCGCAGACCAAGCTGATGCAGGCTGGCGCGAATGACATCAATATGGAACGCGTGGAACAGCTGAAAACCGCGATCCGTAATGGTGAACTGAAGATGGACACCGGCAAAATCGCTGATGCCCTGATTGATGAAGCGAAGAGTTACTTGCAGAGTAAATAA
- the flgA gene encoding flagellar basal body P-ring formation chaperone FlgA: protein MNTLKGGLAATLLFLSAFAQAANLQSQLTSFFAQRLAGFSDEVVVNIRTPQNLLPSCEQPALSVLGNAKLWGNLNVLANCADVKRYLQVEVQATGNYVVAAQSVARGSLLQPGSVTLKRGRLDQLPPRTMLDITQAQDAVSLRDLTPGQAIQLSMLRQAWRVKAGQRVQVVASGDGFSVNGEGQALNNAAVAQNARVRMASGQIVSGTVNADGNILINL, encoded by the coding sequence ATGAACACGTTGAAAGGCGGTTTAGCCGCGACCTTACTGTTTTTAAGCGCCTTTGCTCAGGCCGCTAACTTGCAATCACAGCTGACGTCATTTTTTGCTCAACGTCTTGCTGGCTTTAGCGACGAGGTAGTGGTAAATATACGCACCCCGCAAAATCTGTTACCCAGTTGCGAGCAGCCAGCGCTGAGCGTGCTCGGGAACGCTAAACTGTGGGGGAACCTGAACGTGCTGGCGAATTGCGCAGATGTTAAGCGCTATTTGCAGGTGGAGGTTCAGGCGACCGGTAACTATGTGGTGGCAGCGCAGTCCGTTGCCCGTGGCAGCCTGTTGCAGCCCGGCAGCGTGACGCTAAAACGCGGCCGCCTCGATCAGTTGCCGCCGAGAACGATGCTGGATATTACCCAGGCGCAGGATGCGGTCAGTTTGCGCGATCTTACTCCAGGCCAGGCGATTCAACTGTCAATGTTGCGCCAGGCGTGGCGGGTTAAAGCGGGTCAGCGTGTACAGGTCGTGGCGTCGGGCGATGGCTTTAGTGTGAACGGCGAAGGTCAGGCACTGAACAATGCGGCGGTGGCGCAAAACGCCCGTGTGCGCATGGCTTCAGGGCAGATTGTCAGCGGTACAGTGAACGCTGATGGGAATATTCTGATTAACCTATAA
- the flgB gene encoding flagellar basal body rod protein FlgB, translated as MLDKLDAALRFQQEALNLSAQRQEILAANIANADTPGFQARDIDFASELKKVMERGRAEGSGVALTMTSSRHIPAQAMSGPSTDLLYRIPDQPSLDGNTVDMDRERTQFADNSVKYQTGLTVLGGQIKSMMSVLQQGN; from the coding sequence ATGCTCGATAAACTTGATGCCGCACTTCGTTTCCAGCAAGAAGCGCTGAACCTGAGCGCCCAGCGTCAGGAAATTCTGGCGGCAAACATCGCCAACGCCGATACCCCGGGGTTTCAGGCGCGCGATATTGATTTCGCCAGCGAATTGAAAAAAGTCATGGAGCGTGGGCGTGCTGAAGGCAGCGGCGTTGCGTTGACCATGACCTCTTCGCGCCATATCCCGGCGCAGGCGATGAGCGGACCGTCTACCGATTTGCTGTACCGCATTCCTGATCAGCCTTCGCTGGATGGCAACACCGTGGATATGGATCGTGAACGTACGCAGTTCGCTGACAACAGCGTTAAATACCAGACCGGCTTGACCGTGCTGGGTGGGCAGATCAAAAGCATGATGAGTGTTCTGCAACAGGGGAACTAA
- the flgC gene encoding flagellar basal body rod protein FlgC translates to MALLNIFDVAGSALTAQSKRLNVAASNMANADSVTGPDGQPYRAKQVVFQVDAAPGQATGGVKVADVIESQAPDKLVYEPGNPLADANGYVKMPNVDVVGEMVNTMSASRSYQANVEVLNTVKSMMLKTLTLGQ, encoded by the coding sequence ATGGCATTACTGAATATCTTTGATGTCGCAGGCTCCGCGCTGACCGCGCAGTCCAAACGTTTGAACGTGGCCGCCAGTAACATGGCGAACGCCGACAGCGTGACCGGGCCCGATGGTCAGCCGTATCGCGCTAAGCAGGTTGTGTTCCAGGTGGACGCTGCGCCCGGGCAAGCGACCGGCGGTGTAAAAGTTGCTGATGTGATTGAAAGCCAGGCACCGGACAAACTGGTTTACGAACCAGGTAACCCGCTGGCTGATGCGAATGGCTACGTCAAAATGCCCAATGTTGATGTGGTCGGCGAAATGGTGAACACCATGTCTGCGTCCCGCAGCTACCAGGCGAACGTTGAAGTGCTTAATACCGTTAAGAGCATGATGCTCAAAACCCTCACGCTCGGACAGTAA
- the flgD gene encoding flagellar hook assembly protein FlgD, with amino-acid sequence MSIAVRVDDPTNNGVSSTSNNTSATGTNSASDLQGSFLTLLVAQLKNQDPTNPLQNNELTTQLAQISTVSGIEKLNTTLGSISGQIDNSQSLQATNLIGHGVMIPGQTVLVGKETSTPFGVELTQAADKVTATVTSKDGTVVRTIDIGSLTAGVHTFSWDGKMTDGTAAPDGSYKVSIAASSGATQLVAQPLQFALVQGVTRGSNGSTLDLGTYGTTTLDEVRQII; translated from the coding sequence ATGTCTATCGCCGTAAGAGTGGATGACCCGACAAATAACGGTGTCTCCTCGACCAGTAACAACACCAGCGCAACCGGAACAAACAGTGCATCCGACCTGCAAGGCAGCTTTTTAACGCTGCTGGTCGCGCAACTGAAAAACCAGGACCCGACTAACCCGCTGCAGAACAACGAACTGACCACTCAGCTGGCGCAAATCAGCACCGTGAGCGGGATTGAAAAACTGAACACCACCCTCGGTTCGATTTCCGGACAGATCGACAACAGCCAGTCGCTGCAGGCGACAAACCTGATTGGCCATGGCGTGATGATCCCGGGACAGACCGTTCTGGTGGGCAAAGAAACCTCAACGCCGTTTGGCGTGGAACTGACGCAAGCCGCCGATAAAGTGACCGCTACCGTGACCAGTAAAGACGGTACCGTGGTGCGCACTATTGATATTGGCTCGCTGACTGCCGGTGTCCACACCTTCAGTTGGGACGGAAAGATGACGGATGGAACAGCGGCACCCGATGGCTCTTATAAAGTCTCTATCGCCGCCAGCTCTGGCGCAACACAGCTGGTTGCCCAGCCGCTGCAGTTTGCTCTGGTGCAAGGTGTTACCCGCGGCAGCAACGGTAGCACACTGGATTTAGGTACTTACGGTACCACCACACTCGACGAAGTACGGCAGATTATCTAA
- the flgE gene encoding flagellar hook protein FlgE: MAFSQAVSGLDAAATNLDVIGNNIANSATYGFKSGSASFADMFAGSKVGLGVKVAGITQDFTDGTTTNTGRGLDVAISQNGFFRMVDTNGSVYYSRNGQFKLDENRNLVNMQGMQLTGYPVAGTPPVVQTGANPTTINIPTTVMSARATTTATMPMNLNSTATIPTTTPFDPTNSDTYNKKTTVTSYDSLGNEHAVDCYFVKTAANTWDVYTKDSSISGSSYEKAAQMSFSSNGTLTSVTNYTEVLPATTPRTWNLNAAPNAQPQINIALASLNGSAASTYSLSFLNSMQQNTGSSGAASVDQDGYPPGSLVSYAINDDGTVVGSYSNEKTQVLGQIVLANFANNEGLKSEGDNVWSATTASGVAIVGTAGSGNFGKLTNGALEASNVNLSKELVNMIVAQRNYQSNAQTIKTQDQILNTLVNLR; the protein is encoded by the coding sequence ATGGCCTTTTCACAAGCGGTCAGCGGCCTAGATGCTGCGGCCACCAACCTCGATGTCATTGGTAACAACATTGCCAACTCCGCCACCTATGGCTTTAAATCCGGCTCTGCGTCCTTCGCCGATATGTTTGCCGGTTCTAAAGTGGGTCTGGGCGTAAAAGTTGCCGGTATCACTCAGGACTTTACCGACGGGACAACGACCAACACCGGTCGCGGTCTGGACGTTGCGATTAGCCAGAATGGTTTCTTCCGCATGGTAGATACCAACGGTTCTGTTTATTACAGCCGTAACGGCCAGTTCAAGCTGGACGAGAACCGCAACCTGGTCAACATGCAGGGTATGCAACTGACGGGTTATCCGGTTGCGGGTACCCCGCCGGTAGTACAGACCGGTGCCAACCCGACGACCATTAACATCCCAACGACCGTGATGTCGGCGCGTGCCACCACCACGGCGACGATGCCGATGAACCTGAACTCGACGGCGACCATTCCGACGACGACACCGTTCGATCCGACTAACTCGGATACCTACAACAAAAAAACCACGGTAACGTCTTACGACAGCCTGGGTAACGAACATGCGGTTGACTGCTATTTCGTTAAAACCGCCGCTAACACCTGGGATGTCTACACCAAAGACTCCAGCATTTCCGGCTCTTCTTATGAAAAAGCCGCGCAGATGTCGTTCAGCTCCAACGGTACGCTCACTTCCGTGACTAACTACACCGAAGTGCTGCCGGCCACTACGCCGCGTACCTGGAACCTGAACGCCGCGCCGAACGCACAGCCGCAAATCAATATCGCGCTGGCCAGCCTCAATGGTTCTGCTGCCAGCACTTACTCGCTGAGCTTCCTGAACTCCATGCAGCAGAACACTGGCAGCAGCGGCGCCGCCTCTGTTGATCAGGATGGTTACCCGCCAGGATCGCTGGTGAGCTACGCCATCAACGATGACGGCACCGTGGTGGGCAGCTACTCCAACGAGAAAACTCAGGTACTGGGTCAGATCGTGCTGGCGAACTTTGCTAACAACGAAGGCCTGAAATCCGAAGGGGATAACGTCTGGTCTGCGACCACCGCTTCCGGCGTTGCTATCGTGGGTACAGCGGGTTCCGGCAACTTCGGTAAGCTGACCAACGGCGCACTGGAAGCCTCAAACGTGAATCTGAGTAAAGAACTGGTGAACATGATTGTCGCGCAGCGTAACTATCAGTCGAACGCGCAGACCATCAAAACCCAGGATCAGATCCTTAACACGCTGGTTAACCTGCGTTAA
- a CDS encoding flagellar basal body rod protein FlgF → MDHAIYTAMGAASQTLNQQAVTASNLANASTPGFRAQLNALRAVPVEGLSLPTRTLVVASTPGADMTPGQLDYTSRPLDVALQQDGWLAVQTADGSEGYTRNGNIQVSSTGQLTIQGHPVIGDGGPISVPEGSQISIAADGTISSLNPGDPANTIAPVGKLKLVKANAQEVVRGDDGLFRLSQNAQATRGTTLQDDPSIRVMSGVLEGSNVKPVAAMTDMIASARRFEMQMKIISSVDDNAQRANQLLSMG, encoded by the coding sequence ATGGATCACGCAATATACACCGCGATGGGCGCCGCCAGCCAGACGCTGAATCAGCAGGCTGTCACCGCCAGCAACCTCGCGAATGCGTCCACGCCAGGCTTTCGCGCGCAGCTCAATGCGCTGCGCGCGGTACCGGTAGAAGGGCTTTCACTGCCTACCCGTACGCTGGTAGTGGCTTCTACGCCTGGCGCCGATATGACGCCAGGGCAACTTGACTATACCTCGCGTCCGCTGGACGTGGCGTTGCAGCAGGACGGTTGGCTGGCAGTACAGACGGCGGACGGCTCTGAAGGGTATACCCGTAACGGTAATATCCAGGTGAGTTCAACCGGCCAGTTGACCATTCAGGGGCATCCGGTGATTGGCGACGGCGGCCCGATTTCGGTACCGGAAGGTTCGCAAATTAGTATCGCGGCTGACGGTACGATTTCATCGCTGAACCCTGGCGATCCGGCGAATACTATCGCGCCGGTCGGCAAGCTGAAGCTGGTGAAAGCGAACGCGCAGGAAGTGGTGCGCGGTGATGACGGGCTGTTCCGTCTGAGCCAGAACGCACAAGCGACCCGTGGTACGACATTGCAGGACGACCCGTCTATTCGCGTGATGTCAGGTGTGCTGGAGGGCAGTAACGTCAAGCCGGTTGCCGCAATGACCGACATGATCGCCAGCGCCCGTCGTTTCGAGATGCAGATGAAAATTATCAGCAGCGTCGACGATAACGCCCAGCGCGCCAACCAATTGCTGTCAATGGGCTAA
- the flgG gene encoding flagellar basal-body rod protein FlgG — protein sequence MISSLWIAKTGLDAQQTNMDVIANNLANVSTNGFKRQRAVFEDLLYQTIRQPGAQSSAQTTLPSGLQIGTGVRPVATERLHSQGNLSQTNNSKDVAIKGQGFFEVLLPDGTSAYTRDGSFQVDQNGQLVTAGGFQVQPAITIPANTLSITIGRDGVVSVTQQGNAAPVQVGQLNLTTFMNDTGLESLGENLYAETQSSGAPNSTTPGLNGAGMLYQGYVETSNVNVAEELVNMIQVQRAYEINSKAVSTTDQMLQKLTQL from the coding sequence ATGATCAGTTCATTATGGATCGCAAAAACCGGCCTCGACGCCCAACAAACCAATATGGATGTCATCGCCAACAACCTGGCGAACGTCAGTACCAATGGTTTTAAGCGCCAGCGCGCGGTATTTGAAGATCTGCTGTACCAGACGATTCGTCAGCCTGGCGCACAGTCTTCAGCGCAGACAACGCTACCTTCGGGTTTGCAGATCGGTACCGGTGTTCGTCCGGTGGCCACCGAGCGTCTGCACAGCCAGGGCAACCTGTCTCAGACCAACAACAGTAAAGATGTGGCGATCAAGGGGCAGGGCTTCTTTGAAGTGCTGCTGCCGGACGGCACCTCGGCGTATACCCGCGATGGTTCCTTCCAGGTCGACCAGAACGGTCAACTGGTAACGGCGGGTGGTTTCCAGGTGCAGCCTGCGATCACCATTCCGGCGAACACCCTGAGCATCACCATTGGCCGTGACGGCGTGGTTAGCGTGACGCAGCAGGGTAACGCCGCGCCGGTTCAGGTTGGCCAGTTAAACCTGACCACCTTTATGAACGATACCGGTCTGGAAAGTCTTGGTGAAAACCTGTACGCAGAAACGCAGTCGTCTGGCGCGCCAAACTCCACGACGCCGGGGCTGAACGGTGCGGGGATGCTGTATCAGGGGTATGTGGAAACCTCGAACGTAAACGTGGCGGAAGAGCTGGTGAATATGATCCAGGTTCAGCGCGCTTACGAAATAAACAGTAAGGCAGTATCGACCACCGATCAGATGCTGCAAAAACTGACGCAACTCTAA
- the flgH gene encoding flagellar basal body L-ring protein FlgH, producing the protein MQKYAVRSYPIMALVALTLTGCAWVPSTPLVQGATTAQPVPGPVPMVNGSIYQTAQPINYGYQPLFEDRRPRNVGDTLTIVLQENVSASKSSSANASRDSKASFGMDTTPRYLEGLFGNARADLSASGGNTFNGKGGANASNTFSGTLTVTVDQVLINGNLHVVGEKQIAINQGTEFIRFSGVVNPRTISGSNTVPSTQVADARIEYVGNGYINEAQNMGWLQRFFLNLSPM; encoded by the coding sequence ATGCAAAAATACGCCGTGCGCAGCTATCCGATTATGGCTTTAGTGGCATTAACCCTGACGGGATGTGCCTGGGTTCCATCAACGCCGTTGGTTCAGGGGGCGACCACCGCTCAACCGGTTCCGGGACCGGTGCCGATGGTAAATGGATCGATTTATCAGACTGCGCAGCCGATAAACTACGGCTATCAGCCACTGTTTGAAGACCGCCGTCCGCGTAACGTGGGCGATACATTGACGATCGTACTGCAAGAGAACGTCAGTGCCAGTAAGAGCTCGTCGGCAAATGCCAGCCGTGACAGCAAGGCCAGTTTCGGCATGGATACCACGCCGCGCTACCTGGAAGGTCTGTTTGGTAATGCCCGCGCCGATCTCTCTGCTTCCGGCGGTAATACCTTTAACGGCAAAGGTGGCGCCAATGCCAGCAATACCTTTAGCGGCACGCTGACCGTGACGGTCGATCAGGTGCTGATCAATGGCAATTTACATGTGGTGGGTGAAAAACAGATAGCCATCAACCAGGGCACTGAATTCATCCGCTTCTCGGGTGTCGTGAACCCACGCACCATCAGCGGCAGCAACACGGTTCCGTCCACACAGGTGGCGGACGCGCGCATCGAGTATGTCGGCAACGGCTATATCAACGAAGCGCAGAACATGGGCTGGCTGCAACGTTTCTTCCTCAACTTATCGCCGATGTAA
- a CDS encoding flagellar basal body P-ring protein FlgI — MFKYLTGIVLALVATFAQADRIRDLTSVQGVRENSLIGYGLVVGLDGTGDQTTQTPFTTQTLNNMLSQMGITVPAGTNMQLKNVAAVMVTAQFPAFARQGQTIDVVVSSMGNAKSLRGGTLLMTPLKGVDSQVYALAQGNILVGGAGASAGGSSVQVNQLNGGRITNGAVIERELPTQFGAGNTINLQLNQEDFSMAQQIADTINRNRGYGSATALDARTVQIRVSNGGSSQVRLLADIQNMEVGVTQQDAKVIINSRTGSVVMNREVALDNCAVAQGNLSVTVNQQANVSQPNTPFGGGQTVVTPQTQIDMRQSGGSLQSVRSSANLNSVVRALNALGASPMELMSILQAMQSAGCLRAKLEII; from the coding sequence ATGTTTAAGTATTTGACTGGTATCGTGTTAGCGCTGGTGGCGACCTTCGCCCAGGCTGACCGTATCCGGGATCTCACCAGTGTACAGGGCGTACGTGAAAACTCCTTAATTGGTTATGGCCTGGTCGTGGGGCTCGATGGTACAGGTGACCAGACGACCCAGACGCCATTTACCACCCAAACCTTAAACAACATGTTGTCGCAGATGGGGATCACGGTTCCTGCCGGCACCAACATGCAGCTGAAAAACGTGGCGGCGGTGATGGTCACCGCCCAGTTCCCGGCGTTTGCACGCCAGGGACAGACCATTGATGTCGTGGTCTCCTCAATGGGTAACGCAAAAAGCCTGCGCGGCGGTACGCTGCTGATGACGCCGCTGAAGGGCGTTGACAGCCAGGTTTATGCGCTGGCGCAGGGTAACATTCTGGTCGGCGGTGCAGGTGCTTCCGCAGGTGGCAGCAGTGTGCAGGTCAACCAGCTTAACGGCGGGCGTATTACTAACGGTGCGGTCATCGAACGTGAACTGCCGACCCAGTTTGGCGCAGGTAACACCATTAACCTGCAGCTGAACCAGGAAGATTTCAGCATGGCGCAGCAAATTGCCGACACCATCAACCGTAACCGTGGTTACGGCAGCGCGACCGCGCTGGATGCGCGTACCGTGCAGATCCGCGTTTCTAACGGCGGCAGCTCGCAAGTCCGTTTGCTGGCAGACATCCAGAATATGGAAGTCGGCGTTACGCAGCAGGACGCGAAAGTCATTATTAACTCCCGTACCGGCTCGGTGGTGATGAACCGCGAAGTAGCGCTGGATAACTGTGCTGTCGCGCAGGGCAACCTCTCGGTAACGGTCAATCAGCAGGCCAACGTGAGCCAGCCGAATACGCCATTTGGCGGCGGTCAGACGGTGGTGACACCGCAAACACAAATTGATATGCGCCAGAGTGGCGGTTCGCTGCAAAGCGTCCGTTCCAGCGCCAACCTGAACAGCGTGGTCCGTGCGCTTAACGCGCTCGGTGCTTCCCCGATGGAGCTGATGTCCATCCTTCAGGCGATGCAAAGCGCAGGCTGCCTGCGTGCGAAACTGGAGATCATCTAA